The following proteins are encoded in a genomic region of Mahella australiensis 50-1 BON:
- the rplB gene encoding 50S ribosomal protein L2: protein MGIKKYKPTSPARRFMTVSTFDEITKEVPEKSLLKPLPKKSGRNVYGRITVRHRGGGNKAKYRVIDFKRDKDNIPAKVAAIEYDPNRSANIALLHYVDGEKRYILAPLGLNVGDTVISGEGADIKPGNALLLKDIPVGTGIHNIELTPGKGAQMVRSAGAEAQLMAKEGDYAHVRLPSGEVRLVRLNCRATIGQVGNIDHENIKIGKAGRKRHMGIRPTVRGVVMNPVDHPHGGGEGKAPIGHPGPLTPWGKPTLGYKTRKKHKYSDKYIINRRKK, encoded by the coding sequence ATGGGCATCAAAAAATATAAACCCACATCGCCAGCTAGAAGGTTTATGACCGTTTCGACGTTTGATGAGATAACGAAAGAGGTACCCGAAAAATCCTTATTAAAGCCTCTTCCGAAGAAATCTGGCAGAAATGTTTACGGCCGTATAACCGTAAGGCACAGAGGCGGTGGAAACAAGGCAAAATATAGGGTTATAGATTTCAAAAGAGATAAAGACAATATACCTGCTAAAGTAGCGGCTATAGAGTATGATCCGAATAGAAGCGCTAATATAGCGTTGTTGCATTACGTGGATGGTGAGAAACGCTATATATTAGCCCCTTTAGGATTAAATGTAGGTGATACTGTTATATCAGGTGAAGGAGCCGATATAAAACCTGGGAATGCATTATTGCTTAAGGATATACCGGTTGGCACCGGTATACACAATATAGAGCTTACGCCGGGCAAAGGGGCACAAATGGTGCGTTCGGCTGGTGCTGAGGCTCAATTGATGGCTAAAGAGGGCGATTATGCCCACGTGCGGTTGCCTTCAGGTGAGGTTAGGTTGGTGAGGTTAAATTGCCGTGCCACTATAGGTCAGGTCGGTAATATCGATCATGAGAACATAAAGATAGGCAAAGCCGGCCGTAAGAGGCATATGGGCATAAGGCCGACAGTGCGCGGCGTTGTCATGAACCCTGTGGACCATCCACACGGTGGCGGAGAAGGTAAAGCTCCTATAGGGCATCCGGGTCCGCTTACACCGTGGGGCAAGCCGACGTTAGGTTATAAGACGCGTAAGAAACATAAGTACAGCGATAAATATATAATAAATCGCAGGAAGAAGTAG
- the rplW gene encoding 50S ribosomal protein L23 codes for MRDPHDIIIRPLLTEKTYGMMQDKRYTFKVAVDANKYQIKDAVEKIFDVKVKQVNTMNMRGKVKRMGANVGRRPNWKKAIVTLTSDSKAIQFFEGM; via the coding sequence ATGAGAGATCCTCATGATATAATAATTCGTCCTCTGCTTACAGAAAAGACGTATGGCATGATGCAGGATAAGAGATATACTTTTAAAGTAGCTGTTGATGCTAACAAATATCAAATAAAAGATGCGGTGGAGAAAATATTCGACGTTAAGGTCAAGCAGGTTAATACCATGAATATGAGGGGTAAGGTTAAGCGTATGGGCGCCAATGTTGGGCGCAGGCCGAATTGGAAAAAAGCCATTGTCACCTTAACATCGGATAGCAAAGCCATTCAATTTTTTGAGGGCATGTGA
- the rplD gene encoding 50S ribosomal protein L4 yields the protein MPKVPVYNIEGQQVGEIELKDEIFGIEVNEAALHQVVQMQLANKRQGTQSAKTRGEVRGGGRKPWRQKGTGRARQGSIRAPQWIKGGVVFAPKPRDYSYTLPKKLRRLAMKSALTSKVRDNELIVLDNISIEQPKTKEMFRILRNLKADRKVLMVLPEKDEIIQKSSRNIPGVKTALVNTLNVYDILNCDKFIILKDAVPKVEEVYV from the coding sequence GTGCCTAAAGTTCCAGTATATAACATTGAAGGCCAGCAGGTGGGCGAAATAGAGCTGAAGGATGAAATCTTTGGCATAGAAGTAAATGAGGCGGCGCTGCATCAGGTAGTGCAGATGCAACTGGCTAATAAGCGCCAGGGCACGCAGTCTGCTAAGACCAGAGGCGAAGTACGCGGTGGTGGTAGAAAACCATGGCGGCAAAAAGGCACCGGTAGAGCCAGACAAGGCAGCATAAGGGCTCCGCAGTGGATTAAGGGCGGCGTGGTATTCGCCCCAAAACCCCGGGATTATAGCTATACATTGCCCAAAAAGCTACGCAGATTGGCTATGAAAAGTGCTTTGACATCTAAGGTAAGAGATAATGAGCTGATAGTGTTGGATAATATATCAATAGAGCAGCCCAAGACAAAAGAGATGTTCCGCATATTGCGCAATCTCAAGGCTGACAGGAAGGTATTAATGGTTTTGCCGGAGAAGGATGAGATAATCCAAAAATCATCGCGAAATATACCAGGGGTAAAGACTGCGTTGGTCAATACCTTAAATGTTTATGATATATTAAACTGCGACAAATTTATAATACTCAAGGATGCTGTACCCAAAGTGGAGGAGGTGTATGTGTGA
- the rplC gene encoding 50S ribosomal protein L3: protein MAKGILGKKIGMTQFFMDDGRALPVTVIEAGPCVVVQKKTVEKDGYNAIQLGFMDVKEHRINKPKQGHLKKANVPYKKYLREFKPDNIEDYQVGQQITADIFQPGSKVDVSGISLGKGFAGVVKRWGAHRGPMAHGSKYHRRVGSMSAGTSPGRVFKNKHLPGHMGARRVTVQGLEVVKADPERNLLLLKGSIPGRRGSIVEVKYSIKNKKR from the coding sequence GTGGCAAAGGGCATACTAGGTAAAAAAATAGGCATGACGCAGTTTTTTATGGATGATGGCAGGGCGTTGCCTGTGACAGTTATAGAGGCCGGCCCATGCGTGGTGGTTCAAAAGAAAACTGTAGAAAAAGACGGCTATAACGCTATCCAACTTGGCTTTATGGATGTGAAGGAACATCGTATCAATAAGCCTAAACAAGGTCATTTAAAAAAGGCGAATGTTCCGTATAAAAAATATCTTAGAGAATTTAAGCCGGATAATATAGAAGATTACCAGGTAGGGCAACAAATAACGGCCGATATCTTTCAACCTGGCAGCAAAGTGGATGTTTCCGGCATATCATTGGGCAAAGGTTTTGCTGGCGTTGTTAAACGCTGGGGTGCTCATAGAGGGCCCATGGCCCATGGCTCTAAATATCACCGAAGGGTGGGTTCCATGAGCGCAGGTACTTCTCCAGGGCGCGTATTTAAGAATAAGCATTTGCCCGGACATATGGGAGCGCGTCGCGTGACGGTACAAGGCTTAGAAGTAGTAAAAGCCGATCCTGAGCGCAACTTATTATTACTCAAAGGCAGCATTCCGGGACGACGCGGTAGCATCGTTGAAGTAAAGTATTCGATAAAGAATAAAAAGCGATAG
- the rpsJ gene encoding 30S ribosomal protein S10 has product MAEQKIRIKLRAYDHSVLDQSAEQIVATAKRTGATVSGPVPLPTEREIVTILRAPHKYKDSREQFETRIHKRLIDILQPTSKTVDALMRLDLPAGVDIEIKL; this is encoded by the coding sequence ATGGCGGAACAAAAAATCCGCATAAAATTACGAGCATACGACCATAGCGTTTTGGATCAATCGGCAGAGCAGATAGTGGCTACTGCCAAACGCACAGGAGCGACTGTTTCGGGACCTGTGCCGCTGCCGACCGAACGCGAAATAGTCACCATATTGAGAGCACCGCACAAATATAAAGATTCGCGCGAACAATTTGAGACCAGAATTCATAAGCGCTTGATAGACATATTGCAGCCTACGTCCAAGACCGTAGATGCTCTGATGCGCTTGGATCTGCCTGCAGGCGTGGATATAGAAATAAAGTTATAG
- the tuf gene encoding elongation factor Tu translates to MAKQRFERSKPHINIGTIGHVDHGKTTLTAAITMTLAHFGRAQATKYDEIDKAPEEKARGITINTAHVEYETEKRHYAHVDCPGHADYVKNMITGAAQMDGAILVVSAADGPMPQTREHILLARQVGVPYIVVFLNKTDMVDDPELIELVEMEVRDLLNEYEFPGDEVPIIKGSALKALEAGGDPNNEWVKPILELMDAVDEYIPTPERDVDKPFLMPVEDVFTITGRGTVATGRVDRGRLRVGEEVEIVGLTDRPRKTVATGIEMFRKTMDEAIAGDNVGVLLRGIQREEVERGQVLAKPGSIHPHTHFKGQVYVLTKEEGGRHTPFFNGYRPQFYFRTTDVTGTIQLPEGVEMVMPGDNIVMEVQLITPIAIEEGLRFAIREGGRTVGAGVVTEVIE, encoded by the coding sequence ATGGCAAAGCAAAGATTTGAGAGAAGCAAGCCGCATATAAATATAGGTACAATAGGGCACGTCGATCACGGCAAGACGACGTTGACAGCAGCTATAACGATGACGCTGGCACATTTTGGCCGGGCGCAGGCTACCAAATACGATGAGATAGACAAAGCGCCCGAAGAAAAAGCCAGGGGCATCACAATAAACACGGCGCACGTGGAATACGAGACCGAGAAGAGGCACTATGCGCACGTTGACTGTCCAGGGCACGCCGACTATGTTAAGAACATGATAACCGGCGCAGCGCAGATGGACGGAGCGATACTGGTGGTATCGGCAGCCGACGGTCCCATGCCGCAGACCAGGGAGCATATACTGCTGGCGCGCCAGGTAGGAGTGCCATATATAGTGGTATTTTTGAATAAGACCGATATGGTAGACGATCCCGAACTGATAGAGCTAGTAGAGATGGAAGTAAGGGATCTGTTAAATGAATACGAATTCCCGGGAGATGAAGTACCGATAATAAAAGGGTCGGCACTAAAGGCATTAGAAGCGGGAGGAGACCCGAATAACGAATGGGTAAAACCGATACTTGAACTTATGGATGCGGTAGATGAATATATACCGACACCCGAGAGGGATGTAGACAAGCCGTTCCTGATGCCGGTAGAAGACGTATTCACGATAACCGGGCGTGGCACAGTGGCTACAGGCAGAGTAGATCGAGGCAGATTAAGAGTAGGCGAAGAAGTAGAGATAGTAGGGTTAACAGACCGTCCGAGGAAGACAGTAGCGACGGGTATAGAGATGTTCCGCAAGACGATGGACGAAGCGATAGCAGGGGACAACGTAGGCGTACTGTTAAGGGGCATACAGAGAGAAGAAGTAGAGAGAGGGCAGGTATTGGCCAAGCCGGGCAGCATACATCCGCATACGCATTTCAAGGGGCAGGTATACGTGCTGACCAAGGAAGAAGGGGGTAGGCATACGCCGTTTTTCAACGGATACAGGCCACAGTTCTACTTCAGGACGACCGATGTGACAGGTACGATACAATTACCCGAAGGGGTAGAGATGGTAATGCCTGGCGACAACATAGTAATGGAAGTACAGCTGATAACGCCGATAGCGATAGAAGAAGGATTGCGATTTGCAATACGAGAAGGCGGCCGAACGGTAGGAGCCGGAGTTGTCACCGAGGTTATAGAATAA
- the fusA gene encoding elongation factor G produces MPRQFPIEKTRNIGIMAHIDAGKTTTTERVLFYAGRIHKLGEVHEGNATMDWMEQEQERGITITSAATTAQWKGHKINIIDTPGHVDFTVEVERSLRVLDGAVAVFCAKGGVEPQSETVWRQADKYGVPRIAYVNKMDIMGADFFNAIKMMRERLNANAVPIQLPIGKEDSFIGVIDLIRNEAIIYKDDLGTVMEDEPIPADMMDMAQEYKNKLLEAVAEQDDEIMIKYLEGEEISQEELIAAIRRATVAVKMVPVLCGSSYKNKGVQPLLDAIVDFLPSPADIGHVSGIDTKTGDEVERELNDDQPLSALAFKIMSDPFVGRLTFTRIYSGTLEAGSYVYNSTKGKRERVGRILQMHANHREEIDRAYSGDIVAIVGLKDTTTGDTLCDENNPIILESMEFPEPVISVAIEPKTKAGQDKLAIGLTKLAEEDPTFRVHTDPDTGQTIISGMGELHLEIIIDRLFREFKVEANVGNPQVAYKETITQTVKSEGRFIRQSGGRGQYGHVWLQLEPNERGAGYEFIDKIVGGVVPREYIPAVDEGIQEALNSGVLGGYPVVDVKVTLFDGSYHEVDSSEMAFKIAASIGFKEGMKKAAPVLLEPIMKVEVVVPEEYMGDVMGDISSRRGHIEGMEGRNGAQVIRGLVPLAEMFGYATDLRSKTQGRGTYTMQFSHYEIVPKNVAEKVLNTK; encoded by the coding sequence GTGCCTAGACAATTTCCCATAGAAAAAACGCGTAATATTGGCATAATGGCTCATATAGATGCGGGTAAAACCACGACTACCGAACGCGTCTTGTTTTATGCCGGGAGAATTCATAAGCTCGGTGAAGTCCATGAAGGCAACGCTACTATGGACTGGATGGAACAGGAGCAGGAAAGGGGAATAACCATAACGTCGGCGGCTACTACTGCGCAGTGGAAGGGCCATAAAATAAATATTATCGATACGCCAGGCCACGTGGACTTTACAGTGGAAGTGGAGAGATCGCTGAGGGTCCTAGACGGCGCAGTTGCAGTATTTTGTGCTAAAGGCGGCGTAGAGCCTCAATCTGAAACCGTATGGAGACAAGCCGATAAATACGGCGTGCCACGTATAGCCTATGTTAATAAAATGGACATTATGGGTGCTGATTTCTTTAACGCCATTAAGATGATGAGAGAACGGTTGAATGCTAATGCCGTGCCTATCCAATTGCCTATAGGCAAAGAAGATAGCTTTATCGGCGTAATCGACCTGATAAGAAATGAGGCTATAATATATAAAGACGATCTCGGAACGGTTATGGAAGACGAACCGATACCGGCCGATATGATGGATATGGCGCAGGAATACAAGAATAAGCTCTTAGAAGCGGTAGCCGAGCAGGACGATGAGATAATGATCAAGTACCTTGAAGGCGAGGAGATAAGTCAAGAAGAACTGATCGCAGCTATACGCAGAGCGACGGTGGCAGTAAAAATGGTGCCAGTTTTATGCGGCAGTTCATATAAAAATAAAGGTGTGCAGCCGTTGCTGGATGCCATAGTCGATTTCTTGCCATCGCCAGCCGATATAGGGCATGTAAGCGGCATAGACACTAAGACCGGCGATGAAGTAGAGCGCGAGCTCAATGATGACCAGCCGTTATCCGCTTTGGCGTTTAAGATAATGTCCGATCCGTTCGTAGGCAGACTTACGTTTACCAGGATATATTCCGGCACGCTGGAAGCTGGCTCATATGTATATAATTCTACAAAAGGTAAGCGCGAGCGCGTAGGCAGGATACTGCAGATGCATGCCAATCACCGCGAAGAGATAGACAGGGCTTACAGCGGCGATATAGTGGCTATAGTGGGTTTAAAGGATACCACTACGGGCGATACATTGTGCGATGAGAATAACCCCATAATTCTGGAATCTATGGAATTTCCCGAACCGGTTATATCGGTGGCAATAGAGCCCAAGACTAAGGCTGGTCAGGATAAGCTGGCTATCGGGCTTACTAAACTCGCTGAAGAAGACCCCACCTTCCGAGTCCATACCGATCCTGATACAGGTCAGACTATAATCTCGGGTATGGGTGAACTTCATCTCGAGATAATAATAGATAGATTATTCAGAGAATTTAAGGTAGAAGCCAATGTAGGGAATCCGCAGGTGGCCTATAAAGAGACTATCACGCAGACGGTCAAATCTGAAGGGCGTTTTATACGTCAGTCCGGTGGCCGCGGTCAGTACGGTCATGTATGGTTGCAATTGGAGCCGAACGAGCGCGGTGCTGGTTATGAGTTCATCGATAAGATAGTAGGCGGTGTTGTGCCCAGAGAATATATACCGGCTGTCGATGAGGGCATACAGGAAGCGCTTAACAGCGGCGTTCTGGGCGGTTATCCTGTGGTAGATGTAAAGGTGACGCTGTTTGATGGTTCATATCATGAAGTGGATTCATCTGAGATGGCATTTAAGATAGCGGCGTCTATAGGATTTAAGGAAGGCATGAAGAAGGCGGCGCCTGTACTGCTAGAGCCTATCATGAAGGTTGAAGTGGTAGTGCCTGAAGAATATATGGGCGATGTTATGGGCGATATAAGCAGCCGCCGCGGTCATATAGAGGGTATGGAGGGTCGTAATGGAGCTCAAGTTATAAGAGGATTAGTACCTTTGGCTGAGATGTTTGGATATGCTACAGATTTGCGATCCAAGACACAAGGCAGGGGAACATATACCATGCAATTTTCTCACTATGAGATTGTACCCAAAAATGTAGCCGAGAAAGTTTTGAATACTAAGTAA
- the rpsG gene encoding 30S ribosomal protein S7: MPRKGNVTKREVLPDPVYSNANVTRLINCVMKDGKRSIAQHICYGAFDIIREKTGRDPMEVFEEAINNIMPVLEVKPRRVGGATYQVPVEVRPERRISLTMRWLVNFARQRNERTMEQKLANEIMDAVNNTGGSIRRKEEMHRMAEANRAFAHYRW; the protein is encoded by the coding sequence ATGCCTAGAAAAGGCAATGTAACTAAAAGAGAAGTGTTGCCCGATCCGGTATACAGCAACGCTAACGTTACGCGGCTGATAAACTGCGTTATGAAGGATGGAAAGAGAAGCATAGCTCAACATATATGCTACGGGGCTTTCGATATAATACGCGAAAAAACCGGCAGGGATCCTATGGAGGTATTTGAAGAAGCCATAAACAATATTATGCCTGTGCTCGAGGTCAAACCGCGTAGGGTGGGAGGAGCTACTTATCAGGTTCCCGTAGAGGTAAGACCGGAGAGAAGGATTTCATTGACCATGCGCTGGCTGGTTAACTTTGCGCGCCAACGCAATGAAAGGACCATGGAACAAAAGCTGGCTAATGAAATCATGGATGCAGTCAATAATACCGGTGGCAGCATAAGAAGAAAAGAAGAAATGCATAGGATGGCGGAAGCAAATAGAGCTTTTGCACATTACAGGTGGTAG
- the rpsL gene encoding 30S ribosomal protein S12, with protein sequence MPTINQLVRRGRETVEKKSASPALKGSPQKRGVCTVVKTTTPKKPNSALRKVARVRLVNGMEVTAYIPGIGHNLQEHSVVLIRGGRVKDLPGVRYHIIRGALDTAGVANRKQGRSKYGAKRAKK encoded by the coding sequence ATGCCTACTATAAATCAATTGGTGAGACGAGGAAGGGAAACTGTAGAGAAAAAGTCAGCGTCACCGGCCTTGAAGGGCTCGCCGCAGAAGCGCGGTGTGTGCACGGTGGTTAAGACTACTACGCCTAAAAAGCCGAACTCCGCTTTGCGTAAAGTGGCTAGGGTTCGCCTGGTAAACGGCATGGAAGTTACCGCTTATATACCAGGTATAGGCCATAATTTGCAAGAGCACTCAGTGGTGCTTATAAGAGGCGGTAGGGTTAAGGATTTGCCCGGTGTAAGGTATCATATTATAAGAGGTGCTTTGGATACCGCCGGGGTGGCCAACCGTAAACAGGGACGTTCTAAATATGGCGCTAAAAGAGCCAAGAAATAA
- a CDS encoding ribosomal L7Ae/L30e/S12e/Gadd45 family protein — MAIEVLKDSACKAVGMKQTIRAIKEHSATVVFIANDADKHIKDAIVNACEQNGIEIEYVDTMEQLGEACGIEVGAATAAILKA, encoded by the coding sequence ATGGCGATTGAGGTTTTAAAAGACAGTGCTTGCAAAGCTGTTGGCATGAAGCAGACTATACGGGCTATAAAGGAACATAGCGCAACTGTGGTATTCATAGCCAATGACGCGGATAAGCATATTAAAGATGCAATTGTCAATGCCTGCGAACAAAATGGTATTGAGATAGAATATGTCGATACCATGGAGCAATTGGGAGAGGCTTGCGGGATTGAAGTTGGTGCTGCTACAGCGGCTATATTAAAGGCATAG